The following are encoded together in the Triticum dicoccoides isolate Atlit2015 ecotype Zavitan chromosome 6B, WEW_v2.0, whole genome shotgun sequence genome:
- the LOC119320832 gene encoding putative F-box/LRR-repeat protein At5g02700, with product MEKEEAVGTAAAAESHGTAAKRARSVDCGTTTDDFISRLPDAILGTIISLVPTKDGGRTPVLSRRWRHLWRSAPLNLEVSTRPPGVPTSSRVPPSAVSEIISKHPGPARRFYFLCRGAGEGGLHAQAASWLHSPALAHLQELDISYANPLLLGSVLRSASTILVAKIDHCDFPIEIVPPMNFPNLNKLTLFNISISEEVFHRLLSGCHALESLYMADFHAPDRLRVISPTIRSIIFRHSSSTSKKVELVIEDAPRLLRLLLTDCNRDGRVTIRVIRAPDLEILGPFLVVVSKLLLFKGISSVSSTNSMSTVKVFALRSSGDRLDAVLNILRWFPCLEKLYVTFRRCRDKRTEPPYDPLHPIECLETHLKKVVFKLFLGYGKQLEFARFFVLNAKRMLLQVENRASRDARFEFRISPTKSGLIDMC from the exons atggagaaggaggaggccgtTGGTACGGCAGCGGCCGCCGAATCCCATGGGACCGCAGCGAAGCGAGCACGGAGTGTCGACTGCGG GACCACCACCGACGATTTCATCAGCAGGCTCCCCGACGCCATCCTCGGCACCATCATCTCCCTCGTCCCTACCAAGGACGGCGGCCGCACGCCGGTCCTCTCCCGCCGGTGGCGCCACCTCTGGCGCTCCGCGCCTCTCAACCTCGAGGTCAGCACCCGACCCCCAGGCGTCCCCACCTCCTCCCGCGTCCCACCCTCCGCCGTCTCCGAGATAATCTCCAAGCACCCTGGCCCCGCCCGCCGATTCTACTTCCTCTGCCGCGGCGCCGGCGAGGGCGGTCTCCACGCCCAGGCGGCGAGCTGGCTTCACTCCCCGGCCCTCGCCCACCTCCAGGAGCTCGATATCAGCTACGCCAACCCCCTGCTTCTGGGATCAGTGCTCCGCTCTGCGTCCACCATCCTGGTTGCCAAGATCGACCATTGCGATTTCCCCATCGAGATCGTGCCGCCCATGAATTTCCCCAATCTCAACAAGCTCACCCTGTTTAACATTTCCATCTCCGAGGAGGTCTTCCACAGACTGCTCTCCGGCTGCCATGCCTTGGAGAGCTTATACATGGCCGATTTTCATGCTCCGGATCGCCTCCGTGTTATCTCGCCGACTATTAGGAGCATCATCTTCCGTCATAGTTCTAGTACTAGTAAAAAAGTGGAACTGGTCATCGAGGATGCTCCTCGTCTTCTAAGGTTACTATTAACTGATTGTAACCGTGATGGTCGCGTCACTATCAGGGTAATTAGGGCGCCTGATCTGGAGATATTGGGCCCTTTCTTAGTGGTCGTCTCCAAGCTCCTACTCTTCAAG GGAATAAGCTCAGTCAGCTCCACAAACTCGATGAGCACTGTGAAGGTTTTTGCTCTCAGGTCTTCTGGAGATAGACTGGATGCAGTTCTTAACATCCTCAGGTGGTTCCCCTGTTTGGAAAAGCTCTATGTCACT TTTCGTCGATGTAGGGATAAGAGAACTGAGCCTCCATATGACCCACTACATCCAATCGAATGCCTTGAGACCCATCTAAAAAAAGTAGTGTTCAAGTTATTCTTGGGCTATGGGAAACAGCTTGAATTTGCGAGGTTCTTTGTATTGAATGCAAAG CGCATGCTGCTACAAGTGGAAAACAGAGCTTCCCGAGATGCTCGGTTTGAATTCAGGATTAGCCCTACTAAATCTGGACTGATCGACATGTGTTGA